The genomic window TCCTCGTAGATCTCTATCATCTTCTTTACCCTTTCAGAGACCTCCGTCCCTCCGGCGTTCTTTCCACCCTTCCTGAACTCTATCCCCCCCACGAATGAGTTTATCCTCCTGACGTACTCCCACGCGAACTTGTAGGACACGTTCACCTTGTCTGCAGCCCCAGCAATTGACCCAGTCTCTATTATGCTCTTGACGAGCTCAACGCCCCCTTTCCCCATGATGGGTTTACCGTTGTCGTCCTCTATCCATACCTTGAAGTTAAGCCTCATAAATCTAGACCTTCTGGATAAATTAGTTGCATAATTTTATCAATTTTTTGCTTTACCTCCTCTAAGTCCTCGCCTACTACGTTAACGTGGCCCATCTTCCTCCTCTTTCTTGCCTCTTCCTTTCCGTACCAGTACACCTTGCCTAACTTGAGCACCTCCAGCGGGAAAGAGGGCTTGCCGAGTATGTTGACCATGCCGAAGGGCTTCAATACCGTGGTCTCGCCCAACTCAATTCCTAGGATAGCCCTCAAGTGTTGCTCGAACTGGGAGGTAAAGGCCCCGTCAAGAGTGTAGTGCCCTGTGTTGTGCACCCTCGGCGCAATCTCGTTAATCAACACCCTGTTCTTCACAACGAAGAACTCTATGCCGATCGTCCCGACGTAGTCGAGCTCCCTCGTCAGCCTCTCCGCTATTTTCACCATCTCCTCGTTGTAGTATGGTCCGTAGTTGTAGACCAAGATCCCCTTCTCGTTGTAGTTAAAGG from Candidatus Aramenus sp. CH1 includes these protein-coding regions:
- a CDS encoding DNA-binding protein, encoding MRLNFKVWIEDDNGKPIMGKGGVELVKSIIETGSIAGAADKVNVSYKFAWEYVRRINSFVGGIEFRKGGKNAGGTEVSERVKKMIEIYEEAVKEVNQILEKYDKKLNDLAPS